Proteins from a genomic interval of Nocardioides jishulii:
- a CDS encoding proteasome assembly chaperone family protein has translation MADQGPRLVHIVDDVPELDGTDELTMVVALSGFLDAGQSSALAVQHLHELSDGPVVATFDIDALYDYRARRPPVTFLQDHYEGYEAPRLNVRLLRDTGGTPFLLLRGPEPDIRWEGFALAVREVVERLGVTRVVSLGAIPMAVPHTRPVAVTYHSNDPSLLTGRSAWAGEVRVPSSVQALLEVRLGEWGHAALGYITHIPHYLAQMEYPVASVVLLEQLERGGRLTVDLTALRQAAEMCEEEIVDYLADHAEVADVVTALEQQYDAFRRSEEAGSSLLAPDEPLPTGDDLGAQFEQFLAGLDRPDADGEQE, from the coding sequence ATGGCAGACCAGGGACCCAGGCTCGTGCACATCGTCGACGACGTCCCCGAGCTCGACGGCACGGACGAACTGACGATGGTGGTCGCCCTCAGCGGGTTCCTCGACGCGGGTCAGTCGAGCGCGCTCGCCGTGCAGCACCTGCACGAGCTGAGCGACGGTCCGGTCGTCGCCACCTTCGACATCGACGCGTTGTACGACTACCGCGCGCGGCGCCCTCCGGTGACCTTCCTCCAGGACCACTACGAGGGCTACGAGGCGCCGAGGCTCAACGTACGGCTGCTGCGCGACACCGGTGGCACGCCGTTCCTGCTGCTGCGCGGGCCCGAGCCCGACATCCGCTGGGAGGGCTTCGCGCTGGCGGTGCGCGAGGTGGTGGAGCGGCTCGGCGTCACCCGCGTGGTGAGCCTGGGTGCGATCCCGATGGCCGTGCCGCACACCCGCCCGGTGGCGGTGACCTACCACTCCAACGACCCGTCCCTGCTCACCGGCCGCAGCGCCTGGGCAGGAGAGGTCCGGGTGCCCTCGAGCGTCCAGGCCTTGCTCGAGGTCCGCCTCGGCGAGTGGGGTCATGCTGCGCTGGGCTACATCACCCACATCCCGCACTACCTCGCGCAGATGGAGTACCCGGTCGCCTCCGTGGTCCTGCTGGAGCAGCTCGAGCGCGGTGGGCGGCTGACCGTCGACCTGACCGCTCTGCGCCAGGCGGCAGAGATGTGTGAGGAAGAGATCGTCGACTACCTGGCCGACCACGCGGAGGTGGCCGACGTGGTCACGGCGCTGGAGCAGCAGTACGACGCCTTCCGTCGCTCGGAGGAGGCTGGTTCGTCCCTGCTGGCGCCCGACGAGCCCTTGCCCACCGGTGACGACCTGGGGGCACAGTTCGAGCAGTTCCTGGCCGGTCTTGACCGACCCGACGCCGACGGCGAGCAGGAGTAG